GGTGATGAATCAACATTTCTGGTGGATGCTGCAGTACTCGGTTGGAAAGCGCTTCTTGCTTCAAGCTGTAATGGGGCTAATCTGCTGGAAATTTCCGTGGCTGCATCGCTGAAGTTGCTTCCGGTACCACTTGCAGATAGAGTTGCAAGGGGGTCAAGAGAAAGTTCAGCTGGGAAATATCCTCTTTTGTCAGGTCGTCTCTTGTTGTTAGGCTTATGATCTGGTTTACTGCCATTGTCTGGGCCTTCATGTTTTGCAATTGGCTTCAGGATTTTGGATTTCTTCCTTGCCTGCGTAGCTGCCTTAGATACTTCCTCTGCGTTAAGGCGCGCCAGTGTCCACGGACTGATTTTCACTGTTCCAGTTTTTCTCCTtgctccttcctcttccttggTTTTCTTACTGCCAGAGTTCTGTGGCATGCCGATCTCTGGAGGAATGACATCAAACTGCAAAAGATTTGAGCAAACAATAAGCATTGATTGCTAAAGATGGGAGAACAATAATTGGTGCTGCATGGTTATTAtcactattattattattttaaaaggACTGCTAaggaaccttttttttttcaccagtCACCAGGAGTTAAGCTTCCTGAATTTGGATAACATCGGTAAATGTGGCTAGCAGAACAACAGCTTTGATAAAATAATTCTAACTGACACCAAAAGGTGATGCTACTTGtttcaaaacaaaattgttTGGTTTCAGTTAGCTTTACATCGAGAACACAAATTAATGTGGACATATTCAGCTAATTAACACAACAACACATCCAAGATTCCTACATATGATCCATGGTTCAGTGGTGTATCACACTGCTGTCTTCCGCACATCCCGAATCTTTATCCTCTTGGTTACATAAGGTTTTTGACAGAAATGAGCCACTGTCACATACCTGATCTTCCAGGAATAATTGTGGTGGAGTGCACCATGAACCACGACGAAGTGGTCCAAAAGAACTGGCTGTGCTAAATCCAGTAACCGAGCTAATAATAGACATCTGCGGACTTTGGTGTCCAGGAACCTCTTGTTGATCCTCCTGCTCTCTCAAAGCTATGATGTAATCATATGTGCTAATTCCCTGAACACACATGtaaaaaaagatatcaatttaGCCTCCAGTAATACGGATAAAAGAACATCAAgttcaaatgcacatattttctACTTATCTTTCCAAAGATACATAACTCTCTGACTGAACCAAGGTCAATTATAGCAACTCGTTATAGTATGTGACTTATTTTAGTAGAAAAGATGACAAACAATCAACTCCTGTGCTATCAGCAGTGGGACAAAGGAAGAGTGGTTGTTGTTGTTTCTTATTAAGAGAATAGATAATCTGTTACAATAGCCATGTAGTGGATCAAGAAAACAGAGAAAAATAGTAGTGACCAAGCATGTCTATTTCTGGAAGCAGATAAAAAGGTGTTGACAAAATATGAAATTGCAAGCATGCCTATTGTGTCTATTGTATGCTATTATCGAAGGCTTCTTCAATTAAACCTCAAGAGCAACTTACCTTCTTGATAAGAAGGATATGGAAGCATAAAAGTTGAGTGAGTGGTATGGTTGCAACCATTGCTAAAATGGTGCAAGTTGCctgcaaaaagaagaaaaaaaaagtgtattACCAATCTTGTAACACTTTCTAAAAAATAGCAGCGTCATTTTAATGTTGCCAATAAATTCTATGAATTTCAATGCAGTAAACACACATTAgataaggaaaaagaagaagatttcAGTTGAACTCACCACAACAATTACAAAAGCTACAGTTGAGAAGCTACTTCCCAACTTCGTGACAATCTGCCTGGAGAACTCTCCTCGCTTCACGATGCAGAGAATCAACACAAGGACTCCCGACAACCACTGCATCACAAGCTGGTCCAAGGCAAATTCAATTACATAAGGGCCATTACATAGGGTATATATCACTGATATAATGCTCTTTATATTCCTATTGTTGTCAGTTTGTAGAGAGATCCACACTTACCAGGATAACCGCAGAAGCCATTAGAACGAAGAACCCTTTGTAGTTCCTTTTCCCAATGCAATTGTTAAGCCACTACAAAAGAACAAAGCAGCAGGGAAATAAGATCATTTTTTGCAAGGAAATAAGGTAATAATTCTTGTGAGGACTGATAGTTCTTAGTATCAGGGGAAACAATAAGACAAATCTTACTCTGCAATGATGATCAAAGCCATCAACACACTTGTCACACACTCTACAATGCTTACTGTTCTTCAAAACCTGCATAATGCCGTTCTTCAAAATCTCGCAATGACATCCAAACTCCAAAGGTGAATAATTGATGCTCCTTTTCATAAGATATCGGAAATGTTGAAGAAAGGTGAATAATTTATGCCACTTTTCAGAAGATATCGGAAATGTTAAAGATACCACCAAATATTAAAACTAGCCAAGACGACAATAGCATAAGGACACCTACTTCCCATTCAGCTGTAGTCGCTGTATTATAATTTTAGGGCTGTTTTAGTCCTAAGATCATAAGGGGGATAAGCATCCGTCGGGTGGATAGCCAGGCGGCGTCGACTGCTAGAGGAGAGACTAGACTATAGATTGGGAAGACAGAATATTGAGAGaagactagattaattcttttcttccttgctttTCTCCTGGATGCGCCCTCTATAAATAGGGTGGGTACATGGCTAGCCTGGAGAGTCCTGCCGTATTCCAAATATTACTTTCCTAAACCGACTCCTGTTCTATTCCTAAACCGACTCTATCTCCTTCCTAATCAAATATCTCCTTCATTAAATAATTCTATCTCCTACCTAATCTGAAAACCTCCTTTTATTTCTTAATTCCTAAACCTTCCTAAATCTGAATCCTTCATTCTAAAGCGTTGGcgtcctaggagtcctatggcTGTACTGCTACAGGACTCCGGGTACTGTCCTGCACGTGGCAAGGGCATACTAAGACAATGAGAGAACAACTTTATTTGCATAAGCGGAAGGCACCGAAATGATGCTATTGGAGGATGCTTGCATAAACATCACATGTGGATGATTATTTACAATCTGGAATAACATGAGCATTTGATTCAAACTACTTGTCATCATTTTCGTCTGAATTCAATCTATTTAGTAACAGTAACTTGTGAATTTCATTGATTACCCTGACAAGTTTATACATTCTCAAATTCATTAGAGTATGTCAAAGTTCTAGTGAACAACAAACCGAATATTAgcaatatttttaaagtctaCACATGGATCCACCAGCTACCCACCTTATGCATAGAGATAATTCCCTGTGTGCCACAGAATGTTAATGAAATTCTCGATTTGACACTGAAAAAATCATGATCCCTTCCATACCACCAATTTAGTTTTATCATCCCCTAAGTGCCATTGACATCATAACAGAGGTGACGGTAGTGGCATATAAGggatgaaaaattaagttttcCCATCTCCTGTGTGTCACTGTCGTCAACTCCGTTATGACGGTGATGGTACAcagggaaaggaaaaaaataagtgATGGCATGGAAGGGGCCATGATTTTTTCAGTGGCAAATCGAGAATTTTGTTAATATTCAGTGGCAAACAGGGAATTATCTCTTCTACATAAGCACAAGTCAGGCTAAGCATAAAGTTCTGAAAGGAAATGCGAAACTCACTGTACACATTTTACTAAATTTCTGTTTTTAGGTGACCTTAAAAGCCATGCTTTAGTAGTGCAGACAAGTACAGCTTGAAGAAACAGAACAGTATGTTCAGGTATGATGGATGTGGGCAGTCATACCTCTGCTTCACATAAGCTGCAGAAAAACATGCCTTCTTCACTTATGTTCTGATCTGAAGGCTGATTATCCAAATGGAGCCATCTTTTGCAAAGGCAAGAGAATGGGAAACAAATTAAGCAAAGAATTTCAGAAAATCTGGGCCAAGAAGGCGAATCCTTCATCTCGAGCATGCTGCTCAGCTTCTCACTGTTATCAACAGCACTAAAACCCTCACTTAATGGCCTTCCTCCATGACCATGATTTGAATTCATTTGGGATTGCTTTTGATCCTTATCTAATTCCTGATGCCTTGCTGAACTGAAAATGCCCGGGTCACTAGGATTTGTTGCAGCACACCATATGTATAGCACAACAACACATGTAATCTGCAACAAGAAGACACTCAATACTCTGcagataaaaaaattcaatcacTCAATCAGTTATATAGTCTAACGTCATATCATCATCCCTTTACAACAGATATGTGCAAAACATACATAGCATATTACATTTCTCTATACAGATACTGGAACCCTCAATGCCTGATGGGAAGGGTGCCAAGAAATAGTTAACCGCGAGGCTGCAACCAGTGAAACAAATATGCAACGCCAGATCTATCCCTACTAGCGAATATAATCTCTCAAAAAGGACAGGAACCTCACCAATGGAGTGTAGATAGCCATGGCCACAATTTGGCAGGCCTTGGTCCCCACGAACGGCACGAAGAAGACATAGAAGGCGAAACCCAATGCCGAGAACACGGCTATCGCCACCACCTGCAGTTAGTCAAATGCAGAACACAGTAACAGATTACGGGAGTGGTAAATGCTAACAACAGCACGAACACTGGGAGGAAAAGGGAAAGCACAACCCCGCGCGCTAACTAGATTGTACTATACCTGGAGAGGGTGGTAGGGAAGCTGCCACCCGTGCTTCCTCATGGCCGAATTGACCCAGCCTGGACTCCGAGAACGATAGGATGCCAATGCCAAGGGCTACCAAGAACTAGCAAGCCCGGACTCCTCAAGAACCATGGCTTTTCTTCCTCAGGTCCCTCTCTAGAAACCAAGCGACGCCTTGCTCCACTGCCCAGAACAGGAGATTGTGAAGGAGGAACCGAGGAACCAAGAATGCAAGGACCAAGAACCAGGGAATGCTGTTTTGGTCTCCGATAATGGAGAGAGGCAGAGACGGGGTAGAGCTAGAGCTAGAGCATCCAATGCCCCGTCTCGGGGAGTACGACGACTGCGCGTCTGTGCCCCGTCCGGCGGCTCTCTGGATTTATTGTGCAAGGCCGAAGCAGCATCCTGTTGCTGCTgagtcatcttcttctctcgcTTTCTTCTACTACTGCACATAGCAGCGGCCAATTGCGCAAGTAGATCGTCCGAATTAGATTTAGAGGATATTTAGAACGCATGAACTTCGTAGAAATTTTACACGAAACAGTTTGGTAGCTGCAAGAAAGGGCGAAAACATTGGCGGGAGAGTAGACATACACGCTGGACAAAAAGAGCAGCTGTCCAAATCGACAAGAAAGCTTCCCGGTGATTACGGAAAAAAGCGCCTAGGCGTGAACAACCCTGAATTCCTGCAGAAGAGCTTTTGCCACGAACAGAAAAGCACCATCACAGTTTCGTGATGACTGGTGCATAGTGACATTACTTTAGACAAGGAACTTGTTACTCGTTTTAGCATAAACTTATAATACACATGGTGTGCATCTTTCACGCGGCTAACTACAAATCGACAATACTAAGCACTTAGCAGAAGGAGAGGGTACACAGCATCAGTATTACctaaaaaatttaaacacaTGAAATAGAATTTGAAATCcgatttgaatttggatgtcctaataaaaaataatactccaacgtatataatattttaaaattaatgCGACGCCGGGGTGTGTCCAAAAGCTGGGGAGCCTAGCCCATCTTTTTGCATGCTGAAGCTGAGGCGCTGAGCTATGTGCTGCAGTGCAGTGCCGCACCTTTTGGTTGCCTCAAAAGCAGGCGCTCCCCTGTCGCTTGATCCATAAAGGAATGCGATTTCAAATTagtgaaaattttatttttcccaTTAACAGGATCTAAATTTTGCTTCTGCCATCGTGTTTTATTAAATTTCCCTTTTACCATCGGTTTCACAATTCGTTGAGCCACTTCCGTCAACTTCTAGCCGTTTTTGTCCATTAGATTTCTGAAAAGGCCATACTGCCCTCGTCTTAATTATTCCTTGCTTCTCCCCTCGCTGCCCGCCTGTCCGCCGGTGCTGTCTCTGCGTAGCCCGTCGCTCGCTGCCAACGCATCTCGCTGCCCGTCCGCTTGCCGCAGGCCCTCCATGGACTTCGACGAGGTGAAGGGGACGACAGCTTCCTGTTGCGAGGCCCGCGCCACGTTGAAGCTCCGACGGCTACTCCGTGAAATTTTATGTCTTGTCCACTTATTGATTATAAAAATGAGACAGTTTTCAAAGgcacaaaatatatatacaaactTAGTTATGCATGGATTCAGACTAACTACAATTAGACAATACTAAGCACTTAGCAGAAGCAGAGGGTACACCgcgtagattttttttaatgtaatgCGACGCTGGGTGTGTCCAAAAGCTGGGGGAGCCTAGCCCATCTTTTTGCATGCTGAGGCTCAGCTATGTGCTgaagtgcagtgcagtgcagtgctgCACCTTTTGGTTGCCTCAAAAGCAGGTGCGCCCCTGTCTCTTGCTCCATAAAGGAATGCGATTTCAAATTAGTGAAAATCTTGTTTTTTCCATTAACAGGATCCAAATGTTGCTTCTTCCATCGTGTTTTTATTAAATTTCCATTTGGCCATCAGTTTCACAATTCATTGCTTGTTTTTGCCACTTCCGTCAACTTCTAGCCGTTTTGTCCATTAGATTTCTGAAACGAACATACTGCCCTCGTCTTATTCCATGCATCTCCACGCGTGACACCCCTCGCTGCCCGCCTGTCCGCCGGTGCTGTCTCTGCGCCTTCGTAACATTGGTCATAAAGTAATTATATATGTACTTTCgtaaaattaattataaaattCAGCTCATGATCATAAACaatattgatcggtatgcaacTACAGacaaaaaagatatgaaaattctctaaataaattttcttgttgattCCAATTTATATAGAGAAATATTCATAAATTTTGATGCATAAGATGTCATTATTTGGATCCTCATTTGTTAATTAAACTAGTTAAGAGAAACATTGAGTTCGCTGGAAAAGTCATTTCAGAGAAATAATCATGAATTGTAAACATTATTTATTAGACAATATTCATTGGGAAGTCTAGTGCATAAAATAAAAGGCATTAGAAATCACTAGAAAATCCCCAAATTTGAAAAAGCCCAAAGTTCTTAAAACCGACCCGCCCTAAAAAAAATTGCCCACGCACGCGCTACGACCTGTCTGCACGTAGAGAGCGTAGCTCAGCTGCTCTCGAGCCAGCCCAAAACACGACCCACTTACATCGCAAGGGTGTTGACCTGGGGCGACGCCATGAAACCATCTCAGCTACTCATCCTCATCCGACGAAAACACAGGAACAAAACCCCAGGCGCCAGccaaaaccctaacctaacATAATTTCTCCTTTCCCTCTCAAAATGTGGGCGCATAGCGTGAGTGGAAGCGGAAGGCGGCGGCTGAAGCAGATCTGGTGGAGCATCACCGCTggtgagagagaaaaaggagagagagagagagagagagagagagagagagagagagatccagCCAGAGGAAGCACACCGGTGAGATGGGGTTGTTGCGGGCGCGTTTTTCGATGCACACATGTGACTAAGCCCATGCGTGCCTCTGTTGAGCGTGGGGCGAGTCGAAGCCCACCTGCTCAAGCTGCTGACCCTCAGGGATGACTATGTGGAACCTAGCCAGGAGTTCGTCCCTCCACCCGGCGTGCAAGTCCGACCCAAACACTGCAGTCCCCGCCAAGTGCAATTCCTGTAGCATGGAGACGTCAGGCAGCGTGACAGTCATCTCACCTACGGGCAGGTGAAAAATGTGCATCTTCGACCGCTAGCAGTCGACCAATGCTGTCAACGGTGCCCTATCTAGGGGAAACCGGGGGGTCTGTTCCCTAGTTGGGTCGAGGAGACAGGCCAAATGAAGAAGACCCGATGCCCTCAAgctatgaaaaataaataatgtgAGCAAAATATTAAGTTATTTACAACAACAAACATATAATGCACAAAGTTATTACCTCGGAATCCAACGCTGGTCAAGCCTGTAGAAGTGGTCCGGAGTATGCAAGCATAAGGACAGGTACTGGTCCATGCCGTCCAAATATGTCCGATGCATTACATCGATCACAAGGTTGATGAGCTCCATACCtgaaagcaaaaaagaaaaaactatgaCTACTTCCTAACTACTCTAAATTTCtaactaattaaaaaaagaaaaaaaacacttaACGGCGCCGCTGCACGTCGGCCGAAGCTGCCCGCCCACTCACTGTTGCTGCCTCCCTCCTCACGACGCCCCACACCAACCGCTCGCCGTCACTGCTCGTCGCCGCCCGCTCTCTATGTACAGTCGTGCGTGGGAGAGGAATCGGTGGCCGTGAAATATATAAAGGCCCATCGACACTCGAAATATTGCCAGGCATGTTGGCATTCCACGTGCCGACAGGCTACGAGGAGTCGTCTATCGGCATTCCGAATGCCGATATACCACCACCCTATACGAACCGCCTACGTGGCACCACCCTTTAGGTGGGTTCACAACCTGTTGGCTTTTGGAATGCCGACAGGTCCTCGTGCCCACTGCCACATAGGCTGTCAACATACAGAATACCGATAGGTCCTTTGTCGTTATTTCGTGTGCCGACAAATacatattcttgcaatttttttaatttacctattagttttgcaatttttcagtaaaatatattattaaaaaattccaaTAGCTGCAGAGGCTTGAAGTCGTGAAGATAAGGAAAGAGCAGAATAAAGTCGTGTATGAGTTGGCGTCTTTAGCTATAAGATTAAGTCAAGAgtcttgtttcttttgttatAAGATTGAGTTAGAGTTGTGTTTCATTTGTTAGTATTTCTGAGTGTGTCAGGAGTCTTAATTTTCATGAAATTACTTAATCATTAATAAAGCTCTCTCCTTTCCAAAATACAATGTGTGCTTGCAACCTCAATGATTCCTGCTCTCTTTTTGCCCTCATTTTGTTCCCTCTGCCTTCGAGTATTCAACCTACCTCAAACCTttactatttattttatttccaAGACATCAACACAAGATATCgttttttatttctctctaCTTTTTTCTTGATTCTATAAATTATGTCTTCTAAAAAGGAAATGCAGAAAGTCCATGATTGTACACACAAGGACATCCAACAGCTTGTACATAATATTATCCTTCTGCTCGCCTTCTGAAACTCTGAACCTCAAAGCTTTATGCACAAATATGGGGCGCATCTTTGCAAACTTGCATAGAAATGATTTATCTGCCCCAAAGGGATTCTCTTCCATACATACATATTCCCtatgaaaaaatttataaattacaTTCGAATTCAACTATTATTAACTCGCAAGTTTGCACTTCTTTGCACCCAAAATGTGAAAGAAAACTGACTTGCAACAAAGAAGGGGTCCGGGTTACCAGGCTAGCAATCTCAATGTATTAACTTGAATTGGAAAGCCTGGGAGAAAAATGCAGCAGTTCTCTCACAAATGTCCATGTCTTTGCCACAGAGCTTCAGGATCGTTGGTGGTTTTCCGTTATCGACACCATAAATATGTGATATGTTTGCAAAGAACAAATTCCAAAACCAGATAGGCTATTCCATCAGAAACTTGACTATGCCTCTACAAGTCCTTTACTGCATGCTTTCTTCCCGCGTTTTGTTGCCTTTGAACTTGCTTGAGCTTCATCTTCCGTCTCAGTTTCTATCCTTGCAAAGACTGGCTTTGGCTCCATCATTACCTGACCTGCTTTAAGGCCTCCCCATTTCGTATCCTCCTAAGGACATAGTTAACAAGAATTACATGCTCTGGAAAAATATTGAGGCAGATTCACAATAGATTTTTTTAACCTTGCATTTTCTGAGGAGATTATATTTTGGAGGATGACCATAAAATACTTGCCAAAAATGGGAAATGAAATCATACAACATATCTCTGATATAAGAACATACCCATCTCAATACCCTAAATTGGTCTTTTGTGAAACCAAGCTGTGTATGAATCCTCAGAGAAAGGCTTGGAGTGATAGGAGATAGTGCAATCGCAATTATTCTCATCGTCTCTAAAATAATCACAAGATCCTGTAGATAAGTGGAGACAGAATTAAGAAATCAAGTCATATCTATAATGCCACTTAGCTTTCTTTCTGACATTAATGCTACACATAGGTGGCATGTAATTTCATACAATGTGTAGCATAGCTTGCCAAACATCTGAAATATCAGACATATATGATTCCATCCAAATATTTCACAATAATGGAACCAATTTTGTAGACAGTTAACCAGTAGCTCCATGTGTCACATCAAACAGCATTACATAAGTCACGAACCATTAAAAATATATCTTAAGAAATTGTCAGCACAAATAAGATTTATTGTTGATGTTAGTTGTCACAGAGCATAACATCAGTCATGGTGAAATCAGAGCTAGGATGCTGTCAGATGTATAACAACAAAAGAATTCTGAAGCTCCAAGAGAAATCACTTGCATAGGCTGCAAACTGATTTAGATGTGATTTGAAATTTCAAATTGAACTTTCAGCATTCAAGATTTGACAAATGAtatctgaaacaaacatgaaaagCCGATGAGAGAGTAAAATACAGTTTCAAATGTTTACCTTTGCAGCTTTTTCAGCACTTTCACCCCCTTGCTTGAAACAAGACCATGGTGCTTGCTCATCAATGTACAAGTTTCCAAAG
The nucleotide sequence above comes from Phragmites australis chromosome 4, lpPhrAust1.1, whole genome shotgun sequence. Encoded proteins:
- the LOC133916719 gene encoding probable protein S-acyltransferase 22 isoform X1 — protein: MRKHGWQLPYHPLQVVAIAVFSALGFAFYVFFVPFVGTKACQIVAMAIYTPLITCVVVLYIWCAATNPSDPGIFSSARHQELDKDQKQSQMNSNHGHGGRPLSEGFSAVDNSEKLSSMLEMKDSPSWPRFSEILCLICFPFSCLCKRWLHLDNQPSDQNISEEGMFFCSLCEAEVLKNSKHCRVCDKCVDGFDHHCRWLNNCIGKRNYKGFFVLMASAVILLVMQWLSGVLVLILCIVKRGEFSRQIVTKLGSSFSTVAFVIVVATCTILAMVATIPLTQLLCFHILLIKKGISTYDYIIALREQEDQQEVPGHQSPQMSIISSVTGFSTASSFGPLRRGSWCTPPQLFLEDQFDVIPPEIGMPQNSGSKKTKEEEGARRKTGTVKISPWTLARLNAEEVSKAATQARKKSKILKPIAKHEGPDNGSKPDHKPNNKRRPDKRGYFPAELSLDPLATLSASGTGSNFSDAATEISSRLAPLQLEARSAFQPSTAASTRNVDSSPESSFGSPDLHPFRISSSMADDMQGGMSHPAHKGIEFTRSSSDGYEASGGEDSDRIPSRIVHRSSNWANAILNSGQGGTSADLHMPLSEGFITNMKSS
- the LOC133916719 gene encoding probable protein S-acyltransferase 22 isoform X2, with the protein product MNSNHGHGGRPLSEGFSAVDNSEKLSSMLEMKDSPSWPRFSEILCLICFPFSCLCKRWLHLDNQPSDQNISEEGMFFCSLCEAEVLKNSKHCRVCDKCVDGFDHHCRWLNNCIGKRNYKGFFVLMASAVILLVMQWLSGVLVLILCIVKRGEFSRQIVTKLGSSFSTVAFVIVVATCTILAMVATIPLTQLLCFHILLIKKGISTYDYIIALREQEDQQEVPGHQSPQMSIISSVTGFSTASSFGPLRRGSWCTPPQLFLEDQFDVIPPEIGMPQNSGSKKTKEEEGARRKTGTVKISPWTLARLNAEEVSKAATQARKKSKILKPIAKHEGPDNGSKPDHKPNNKRRPDKRGYFPAELSLDPLATLSASGTGSNFSDAATEISSRLAPLQLEARSAFQPSTAASTRNVDSSPESSFGSPDLHPFRISSSMADDMQGGMSHPAHKGIEFTRSSSDGYEASGGEDSDRIPSRIVHRSSNWANAILNSGQGGTSADLHMPLSEGFITNMKSS